The following DNA comes from Phormidium ambiguum IAM M-71.
TGCGCTATCCTGAACTTATATGCACGTTTAGCGCAGGAGAATTCACTGATGAGTTGGCGGGGAACTACGACAGTTGGAGATCGCATTTTTGCTAGTTTACCCTATCTTTTACCACTGATGGATGGTTTAAGTTTTAGCGGCCCTTTTTTTAGTCAATTTCCTAGCTTAAGCATACTTATTGTGCCACTGCTACCGTTGTTGCAAATCTACGGAATAATCAACAGTTCTTTATTTGGTTTTGGTGGATTAATTCTGTTTTTAGCATTGTATTTTTTGGTGGTGAGGAACGAAAACATTGCTCATTTTATTCGATTTAACACCCTGCAAGCAATTCTCATTGGAATTGTACTATCCTTGTGCAGTTTAATTCTGGGGTACATTTTAGCTCCTGTTTTAGGTACGACTTCCTTTGTCATGCAAACTCTAATGACCACGATATTTTTAGGAGTAGTTGCAGCATTTTTCTACTCTGTAATCCAATCCTTGATGGGACGCTATGCTGAGATTCCGACAATTTCCGAAGCCGTTTATATGCAAATTCGTTAGTCGTTTTTTTTGCTTTCAAAAACATTGCTGGAATTTACTACAGGTCTTGAGATTACCGTGTTAGTTAAGTAACCAATTCCTTCAATTTCTACACGCACTCGATCGCCTATTTGTAAAGACCCAATTCCGGCTGGAGTACCCGTTAAAACTACATCTCCAGGTAATAAAGTCATGATTTGAGAAATATAAGATACCAGTTGCTCGGGACTAAAAACCATTTCCTCCACAGAAGCCGATTGTACAGGCTGTGGGTCATCATTGATAAAGGTTTGCAACCGCGCACCTGGAGTCAATTCTCGCACAATCCAAGGGCCTAGAGGACAAAAGGTATCAAATCCTTTGGCTCTAGTCCATTGATTGTCTCTTTTTTGTAAATCCCTAGCCGTGACATCGTTAGCTATTGTGTAACCCCAGATTTTTGATTGTGCTTGTTGTGGGGTGCAATCGATAGTGCGATCGCCAATAATTAAAGCTAACTCCCCTTCATAATCCATCCTTTGCGTTTGCGGCGGATACCAAATCTCTGTTTCCGTCGGAATAACAGCTGTTGAAGGTTTAAGAAACAACAGCGGCTCTTTCGGAACTTCTGACTCCATTTCAGCTGCGTGCTTCACATAATTTTTTCCCACCGCCACCACTTTTGAAGGCGCACAAGGAGCCAAAAGCTGATAACCATCAGGACTTAACTCAGTATCAGTTGGTTGACCTTGTAACCAAGGCGGTGCATCAAGAACAATTACACTACGGTTTAATTGCAATAAGCCGTAGTAAATCTGTCCTCTCGGAGTTTGAACACGGACGTAGCGTTTTGCCATAACGATGACAGATATCCTCAGAAATTCACAACTCAAAAGTCATTAGGCAAAAGTTTCAAGTCTCAGAACGGTTATTTTCTAATTACTTTTACCTTTTGCTTTTGTGCAGGGTAGCACCTAAACAGATAATTATTGACTATTTTTTCACAACAATCTGAAGTGGACTTAAACAAAGCAGGGAAAAAGCTTTCTTTAATAATCCGCAAAAACCATCTCCTTAGCTTGTTTAAGTACCAATATCAGCTAATAAACTAGATTTTGACCCCGCTAAGTCTGATTTTGCCAGGTAAAAGTCAAAATCAGCTAAATTTCCCAAGATTATACTTTATTGCCCTTTCGTTATCATCAATCACTCTAAAATTTTGTAACAAAAACTACAATTTTATTATTTTTTCCAAAATCTCAGGTTAGTCTACGGATAGATACATAGTTCGCAGAAATACATTATTAAGGATAAATACTTATGGTTTCCTCATCATTACGACCCTTAGAAGCTCCTACTCCGGCTCACATCTGTCCCTTTGACCAAGCTTGCAGCTACTTAGAGCAAGCAGCAAAAGAGTTACATTTAGATCCTGGTTTGTTAGAAATTTTAAGCCATCCACGCAAAGTAGTCACAGTTTCCATTCCTGTGAAACTTGATAACGGTCAAGTGGAAGTATTAGCAGGACATCGAGTACAACATTGTGATGTTTTGGGGCCATACAAAGGCGGGACTCGCTACCATCCAGATGTCACATTGAGGGAAGTATCAGCTTTAGCAATGCTGATGACTTGGAAATGCGCTTTAGTCGGTATTCCTTATGGTGGTGCTAAAGGTGGCATTGCTCTTGACCCAGCACGCTACAGCGTTGGTGAATTAGAAAGAATTACGCGGCGTTATACTAGCGAATTAATTAAAGATATCGGCCCTTCAATTGACATTCCCGCACCCGATGTCGGTACATCAGCACGGGAAATGGCATGGATGATGGATACCTACTCAATGAATGTTGGTCACGCAGTTCCCGGAGTAGTTACAGGTAAACCTATTTCCATTGGCGGTTCTAGAGGTCGGGAAATGGCAACCGGACGGGGCGTAATGATTATTGTCCGGGAAGCAATGACCGAACGGAAAAGAAGCTTAGCGGGAGCAACAGTAGTTATTCAAGGTTTTGGTAATGTGGGTGGTGCCGCAGCAGTGTTGCTGCATGAAGCAGGTGCAAAAGTAATTGCCGTTTCTGATGCTACTGGCGGAGTTTTTGATCCTGAAGGTTTGGATATTCCGGCATTAAAAGCTTATGCTCTACAAAATCATCGCAGTGTAATTGGTTTTCCGGGAGCAAAAGCGGTTACTAATGCGGAATTATTAGCCCTACCTTGTGATGTGTTAATTCCAGCAGCTTTAGAAAACCAAATTACTGAAGAAAACGTCCATGAAGTGCAAGCAGAAATTGTCGTAGAAGCTGCAAATGGCCCTGTAACTTTAGTAGCAGATAGAGCGTTAGAAAATCGTGGCGTAACTGTACTACCAGATATTTTAGCTAATGCTGGTGGCGTGGTAGTTAGCTATTTGGAATGGGTACAAGGACTTTCTTACGTTTTTTGGGATGAAGAAAGGGTGAACAAAGAAATGGAAAATTTGATGGTTCATGCTTATCATCGCGTGATTCAAGAGTCCAAAGAACGCCAAGTTCCTCTGCGAGTTGCAGCTTATACTTTAGGTGTAGGTCGTGTAGCTCAAGCTTTAGCAGATAGAGGTTTGTATCCTTAAAAATTGCCAGTTTTTTGAGTTTCAGATTTAAGTGAATGAGTTACTACGATCGCACTTTTTTATTTTTGAAGGTGCGATCGTTTTTTTATCTCAAATTCTGTACTTTAATTACCCTTTTTCAACATTTTATAAATTTTTCCTAACGTACCCTAACTCACCACCAATCCAAGGTGATACAATCGACATCCAAGCTAGGGGTGCCCATTGTGGGCTGAGATTAGACTCTTAGTACCTGAGACTGGGTAATACCAGCGGAGGGAAGCTGTTTATTCGAGGAATCAAATATGCGAACAGAATGGGTCGCCAAGCGGCGTGGGGAAGCTAATGTCTCTCAAATGCACTACGCTCGTCAGGGTGTCATTACCGAAGAAATGCACTACGTTGCTAAACGGGAAAATCTCCCAGTTGAGTTAATTCGGGATGAAGTTGCTAGGGGACGAATGATTATCCCTGCTAACATTAACCACACTAACTTAGAGCCAATGTGTATTGGCATCGCCTCCAAATGTAAAGTTAATGCCAACATTGGTGCTTCGCCTAATTCTTCTAATATTGATGAGGAAGTCAATAAGCTGAATTTGGCCGTAAAATATGGCGCTGACACCGTGATGGACTTGTCCACAGGTGGCGGAAACTTAGATGAAATTCGCACCGCTATTATTAAAGCTTCCCCTGTTCCCATTGGAACAGTGCCAATTTATCAAGCATTAGAAAGCGTTCACGGAAAGATGGAAAATCTTACCCCTGACGACTTTCTTCATGTAATTGAAAAACACGCTCAACAAGGCGTAGATTACATGACAATTCACGCAGGTATTCTAATTGAATATTTGCCTTTGGTAAAATCCAGAATTACAGGAATTGTTTCTCGTGGTGGCGGAATTATTGCTAGATGGATGCTGCATCATCACAAGCAAAATCCTCTTTATACTCACTACCAAGACATCATTGAAATTTTCAAGAAATACGATGTTTCTTTTAGTTTAGGTGATTCTTTGCGCCCTGGTTGTACCCATGATGCTTCCGATGCTGCCCAACTTGCAGAATTAAAAACTCTTGGCAAATTAACACGCAAAGCTTGGGAACATAACGTGCAAGTAATGGTCGAAGGGCCAGGTCATGTACCGATGGATCAAATTGAGTTTAATGTCAAAAAACAAATGGAAGAGTGTTCCGAAGCACCTTTCTATGTTTTAGGGCCATTGGTAACAGATATTGCTCCTGGTTATGACCATATCACTTCTGCGATCGGGGCAGCAATGGCTGGTTGGTATGGTACAGCAATGCTGTGTTATGTAACGCCTAAAGAACATTTAGGTTTACCCAATGCCGAAGACGTGAGAAATGGGTTAATTGCATATAAAATTGCTGCCCATGCTGCGGATATTGCCCGTCATCGTCCGGGAGCACGCGATCGAGATGACGAACTTTCCCAAGCCCGTTATAATTTCGATTGGAATCGTCAATTTGAGTTGGCATTAGATCCAGAAAGAGCCAAAGAATATCACGACGAAACCTTACCAGCAGACATCTACAAAACCGCTGAATTCTGCTCAATGTGCGGGCCAAAATTCTGCCCAATGCAAACAAAAGTTGATGCCGAAGCATTGGAAGAATTGGAGAAATTCTTGGCAAAAGATAAAGAATCTGTAGCAATTCCTAGCGTCTAAAATTAAAGTAGGGTGGGAAAAATCCCACCTGAATATTTTACCTTGGTAAACAGCAATGGATTTACAAGCAAAAATTAAGGTTACTCCCAATTGTGCTGTATTTACTCGCAATTATCAGCAACACCTTGAAGATGCGATCAAGAAAAATCCTCGGCAACCTATTACCTTTCGTTCTTATTTAAAATGGACATCAGCTGAATTAGCAGTAAAAACTCACGGTTTTTGTAAAATTTACTTTGTACCCGGTGAGGAAAAACTAGTTCAATATGAAGCTATTTTAGAAGAAGTATTATTAGAACCGCAAGCAGATAACCCTAAAACCGAAGAGTTACTTGCTAACTGTTTAGAATCTACGCAGGAAGAAGGTTTATGGGAAAAAGAGGACGGAGAAGTAGGTGTTCAAACTCTTTATGTGATTTCCCATTGTCGGAAATTGACCTCGCCTTTTATGCAAACCGAGTTAATAAAACTTTCAGATGAGCGTCCGATAGATGAAAATTTTATTCGTAGTTATGCGTTAGTTTACGAGTGGAATAAATCCAATTAATTCACATCCATTAAAAACTAAAGTCATTGGTCATTAGTTATTACAACACCACCAAAAATCTAGAAGAACATCTGTGTTCATCTGTGTTCATCTGTGGACATCTGTGGTAAAAAACAAATTTATGCACTCCACCAAAAATCTAGAAGAACATCTGCGTTCATCTGCGTTTATCTGCGTTCAAAAAACGATCGCAAACTCTCACCACAAATCTAATACTAATGACCAATGACCAATAACTAACGACCTTCTAATTCCTTCGCCCGACTTTGAATTTCCTCAATCCCAAAAACCGCTGAAAACTTCAACCCAACAGATTGATAAAATTCCGCACCACCCTGCTTTCTATCCACCAAAGAAATCACTTCTTCCACAGTGTAACCAGCTTGGCGCAATCTCTCCACGGCCTTCATTGCTGACTGTCCAGTTGTCACCACATCTTCTAAAACTACCACCTTGGCACCATCGGGCAAATTTAGCCCTTCAACATAAGCTTTTGTACCATGACCTTTAGCTTCTTTCCTGACAATTAAAGCGGGAATTGGGCGGTTTTCCAAAGCCGAAACTACGCTTACAGCTGATACGATCGGATCGGCCCCCAAAGTTAACCCAGCCACAGCTTGTGTATCTTCCGGTAACATTGCTAGAAGCAAACGACCGATCGCCAAAGCCCCTTGAGGATGTAAAGTTACTTGTTTACCATTAATGTAATAAGAACTCTTTTGTCCAGAAGACAGCACAAAATCTCCAGATTGATAAGCCAACTGACAAAATAAATCTAGGAGTTCCTGACGTAAACTCCCCAAATCAGATGAAGTTTTAATTCCGCTAGTCATTACAGTAATTAATCTAAAACAGCCAACAATGATCTTAGACTCAAAGATAGGTTAATATTTGGGAAAAAGTGAGGGTGAAATTATGGTCATGCGCCTTAGCAGTTTGATAGCAACATTAACACTGAGTGCTGCCAGTGCATTATTTGCCACTACAGCCAAAGCCGAATATGCCGTAGATTGTAGCAACGGAATAGATTGTGTCAACCCTTTTCCGCTCACAGGGTACACTCTGGATGAAGCAATGAATCGTGCTTATTTTAGTCACGGTAAACCAGTTTATCAAAACCAAGTCTTTCCCAGACAGCTTTTCTTTATTTTTGGCCCTAGTTTCAACCCATTTCAAGGTAACTACCCAGAAATTGAAATTACTGAAGACGCTAGAACGGTTCATAATCTTTATGTAGAAGCTTTAAGATTGCAAAACGCTAGCGATCCTGTGTTGCGTACTAGAAATTTACCTAATCCTTACAATACTTCTTTATTCCAACTTCAAAACGGTGTAATTAGTAACCCAAATCCTGTTCCCGGAGTCCAACTTTACAACGAAGAATTGCCCCCACAATAAATAATTTCCATAATAGGTTCTTTTGTATTCATGGCTTGACAATCACCGCACTTATGGGGCGGTGATCTTCCCATTTGACAGATACCCTGCGCGAGGGAGGATATCCATAAAATAGCTGACTTAAGGATTACTAATAATCCACCTACAGCTTTAATCGGCAGTGCAGGAGTCGAACCTGCCTGAGGCGAATTATGAGTTCGCTGCCTAATCCGCTCGGCCAACTGCCGGAAAAACATATCTACTTTACAAAGTAGTAGCAATCTAACTATAGACTACTATAATACCACTTTAAGTAAGTTCCAGAGCAATAAGCTCTTTAATTGTATAATCAGTCAGGTAAATTCGACAAGCTTTAATGCTAGCTGAGTATAATTGAGCGTTAGTGGAAGCAAAATGGCGAAAAACGTAACATCCATCAAAAAATTGAACCCGACAGCGGTACTGACTATAACTTTGCTGGCGCTAATGCTTGTGGGGGGGAGCTTAAGTGGTATCTGGGGTTTTGCTTTAGGTAGAGAAGCTCTCAAGGGAGTCAGTCAACCAGATGCTCGCCCCACAGCCAAAAAGAACCCCAAGGATTCCCAATTGACTTCAAAACCCCTAAATTTTCTCAAAGAAGCCGATATCATTAAGACTGTAAAAACTCGCTTACAGGATAAAGGCAAAGACGTTAAACCAGAAAAGAAAGAAGCGGATAATAATGCTAATGAAAAGTCAGCCGCTAAAGCGGAAGCTGCTGAAAAACCACCTAGCCAGCCAGGTTTTCCAATAAGTGCTAAAGATAAGGGTGTGGTGTTGGAAATTCGTTCAGCGCGTCAACAAGAAGGTTTTTTGCGATTGGATGTTAGCTTAAAGAATGAAAGCTCTCAACCAGTGCAATTTGTTTATACTTTCTTGGATATTACTGACAATTGGGGAAGACCTTTAAGTGCTAATACAGAAGGTTTGCCTGGAGAGTTACCTGCTAACAGTCAGGCATTTACTGGGACAGTAAATGTACCAAATTCTGTGTTAGAAAATGCTGAGCAATTGTCTTTGACGTTAACTGATTATCCAGAGCAAAAAGTTCGTCTGCAAGCATCTGGCATTCCTATTGCCAAATCTAGTAATTAATTAGAAACTTTTTTAGTAACAAATTTTTTCCTTAAATGTTTGCCACTGTTGTGGTTTTGTTAATATCCAACTTGGGATTTTTGAGTAATCAAGTTCCGATCGCTTTAACTTGGTCAGATATTTTATTTCGGATTTTGTCGGTATTGTTGTTAATCGCAATTAACGCTTTTTTTGTTACAGCTGAGTTTTCGATGGTTTCGGTACGTCGATCGCGCATTAACCAATTAGTTAACTCAGGTGACATTCCGGCAAAAACTGTCCAAGATTTACAACGCAGTATCGATCGCTTACTCTCCACTACTCAACTCGGCATCACCCTTTCTAGTTTAGCTTTGGGTTGGATTGGCGAAAACACGATGGCGATTTTAGTCGCTAGTTTTTTGACTCAACTTCCCTTACCCAGGTCTCTAAGTCAAACAATGGCGCATACTTTAGCCATTCCGTTAGCTTTTTTCCTGATTGCTTATTTACAAATTGTTTTAGGCGAGTTGTGTCCTAAATCAGTTGCCTTGCTTTATTCTGAACAATTAGCTAGATTTTTAGGGCCGCCAAGTTTAGCGATCGCTCGCTTTTTTAATCCCTTCATTTGGATTTTAAATCAATCCACTCGTTTCTTATTAAGATTAGGCGGAATTCGTTACACAGGGCAAGGTTGGCGACCTCCTGTTACTCCTGAAGAATTACAACAAATTATCACCACTTCTAGTGAATCTACAGGATTAGAAGCTGAAGAAAGAGAACTATTAAGAAACGTCTTTGAATTTGGCGATATTACCGCAGAAGAAGTGATGATTCCCAGAATTAGTATTGCCGCTATTCCCAGTACCGCCACCTTCCAAATGCTGCTTTATGAAATTGCCGCCAATGGACATTCTCGCTATCCAGTTATGGGAGAATCTTTAGATGATATTCGAGGGATTATTGACTTTATCGAATTAGCAGAACCTTTAGCCCAAGGAAATTTAAATTTAGATAGTCCCATTCAACCTTGGATTCGTCCAGTCAGATTTGTTCCTGAATATATACCTTTAAGTGAATTGTTGCCGATGATGCAGCGATCGCACTTACCAATGGTCATGGTAGTAGATGAATTTGGTGGTACCGCAGGATTAGTGACAATTAATGATTTAATTGCCGAAATTATTGGAGATACTAACGAACCCGAAAACCCTGAAGAATTAATTATCCAAAATATAGATGAACAAACGTATTTAGTGCAAGCACAAATTAATTTGGAAGAACTTAACGACTTACTAGACTTAAATTTACCCTTAACTAATGAGTACCAAACTTTAGCAGGATTCTTGTTGTACGAATCTCAAAAAATTCCCCAAATCGGAGAAAGTTTAATCTATAAAAACTTAAACTTTACTGTGATTTCTGCTGTTGGGCCGAGATTGAATCAAATCCGCATCCGCAAAATAGATTCTTCATCAGATATTGTCGATATTGGACAAAATTCTTTAGAGTTGGAGTCTGCACCTGAAGCAATTAATTATTCCGAAAACTCTTCTGCTAATAATCAAAACTCGAATTCTGATTTAGGATAAAGGTTATTTCGTACTTGTTTGGGAAACTTTGGTTTTAGGGATTAAGCATTAAAATAGTTTATTATTAAGAAGCATAAGGTAGCGGATCTTCTAATTCTAATGCTTGAAAAGCTGCTAAACGTAACCGACAAGAATCACAGACACCGCAAGCTTTTTCTTCCCCCGCATAACAAGACCAAGTTTTCTCCCAAGGCACACCTAAACTATTACCCAATTGAATAATTTCGGTCTTTTTCAAATTAATTAAAGGCGCAACTATTTCAATTGATTCACCCTCAAGACCTTGCTTAGTCCCCAAACGAAAAACTTCTTGCATTGCTTGAATGTAATCGGGCCGACAATCTGGATAACCGGAATAATCCAAAGCATTCACACCGATGTAAACCTTAGCAGCACCGATCGCTTCCGCATATCCCAGAGCAAAACTTAAAAAAATTGTATTTCTGGCTGGCACATAAGTAATTGGAATAGTTTGTCCCATCTCTGTCAAGGATCGATCGCTTGGCAAATCAATTTGATTATCCGTCAGTGCCGAACCTCCCCACAAACGTAAATCAAAACTCACTACTTGGTGTTCCCTAACACCAACAAAACGCGCAATATCCCGTGCTGCCTCCAATTCCCGGCGATGACGCTGCTGATAATCAAACGAAAGTGCGTAACAATCATACCCATCTGCTCGAGCCTGATATAGCACAGTTGACGAATCCAAACCCCCAGATAGCAAAATCACCGCTTTCACGAACTTTCCCCCTTTTATCAACCTTCTAGCTTTCACTGGTAAGGCTTTTCAGCCAAAGCATAAAAATTCATATTGGTCAACTCAATCTGTATCGGAACTTTGAGTCTGCTTATAAATTCTTAATCAATGGTGGCACTATGTTACCATCTGGATGGTTTTTGACGGCTATAAGTAAAAAGACCGAGCGTGGTGTAGGAGCATACCAGAGTGCAAGAAAGCATCTCCGTGAGATTTGCAAACGCATATATGCAACGAAATATAGAACCGTTGCGAATCGGGGTCATCGGCGTGGGTAACATGGGACAACATCATACCCGTGTCCTCAGCCTACTCAAAGATGTAGAACTAGTCGGTGTAGCGGACATTAATGTAGAACGCGGCTTAGATACTGCCAGTAAGTATCGCGTGCGCTTTTTTGAAGATTACCGCGACCTGCTGCCTCACGTAGAGGCTGTTTGTATTGCAGTACCGACTCGCTTACATCATTCAGTAGGAATGACCTGTCTACAGTCAGGCGTTCATGTTTTGATTGAGAAACCGATCGCAGCTAGCATTGGCGAAGCTGAATCCCTAGTTAATGCCGCCGCCGAATCCGGGCGCATTCTCCAAGTGGGACACATCGAACGCTTTAACCCAGCATTTCAAGAACTCAGCAAAGTCCTGAAAACGGAAGAATTGCTAGCCCTTGAAGCTCACCGCATGAGTCCCTACTCAGACCGAGCTAACGATGTCTCTGTGGTCTTGGATTTGATGATCCATGACATAGACCTGTTGTTGGAATTAGCTGCCGCACCAGTGGTGAAATTAACCGCCAGTGGTAGTCGGGCTTCTGACTCCGGCTATTTGGACTATGTAACAGCTACTTTAGGCTTTAGCAATGGGATTGTGGCAACTTTGACCGCTAGCAAAGTTACGCACCGGAAAATTCGCCGAATTGCGGCTCACTGTAAAAACTCTTTGACCGAAGCCGATTTTCTCAATAACGAAATTCTGATTCATCGCAAAACTACAGCTAATTGCATGACAGATTACGGTCAAGTACTCTATCGGCAAGACGGTTTAATTGAGAAAGTTTACACCAGCAATATTGAACCACTTCATGCAGAATTAGAGCATTTTGTCAACTGCGTGCGTGGTGGCAATCAACCTTCTGTGGGCGGCGAACAAGCTCTGAAAGCTCTGCGTTTAGCAAGCTCGATCGAGCAAATGGCGCTTGATGGCCAAGTTTGGCACCCAAGAGAGTCAGAGCGGATCGATCCATCACCTTTACAGGTTTAAAATTCAGCCGATTTTTCACTCCCTGTCTGTAATGGCTGATGATTGAACTTCTAATAATTGCCCAATAGATTCAGTAATTGCTTGGCTAACTTGCAAATTGCCTTGGTAACTGAGGTGAATATGATCCCTATATAAATTTTCTTTTGACTCGGCTGAGTTAAAGACTGGCAAAAAGTCCAAGTATAAAATTTGATTGCTGGCAGTGAATTCGGTAAGTCGTTGGCGTTCGTTAATCTCGTAATCACGGGGGCCTGATGCGCCAACTTCTCGCAATAATGGTGTCATTGCCAGCAAAAATTTGCTGTTGTTAGATTTTGCGATCGCTAAAATTTCCCCAATTGCGCTTAAATTCAACCCAACTCGATCTCCAGATTCTTGATTCAATGCGGCTAATTCCGGGATATTGGGCGCTGGTAAAACGTAGCGAGTAAAAACTTCTTGTAATGCTAATAGCGGCTTTTGGGCGGGGTAATTGCGATCGCGTCCCACCTGTACGCTAGAAGGCGCAGTAGCAAATAAATCATCGGTATTGATTAACAGCACCACCACTTGCGCTCCGAAAGTACCAAATCGCTTTAAATAAGCTAACTCATTCCTCGGTCCCCAAGAATTTGCCGAAGCATTAAGCACTTCCACTTCCGCAAAAGTCTGTTCCCCAACAGTCGCTTTTAATTGACTGGCCATCATTGCTGATAAAATATCTGCTCGATCGGTCCACCAACCACCATTTGCGATCGAATCTCCCAACAACAATACGCGCAAAGTTGACTCCTTCCGAGTCGGGGAAATCTGCTCACCCCGCATCGAATACTGATTAATCTCAATACGATTCCCAAATCTTCGCGTTCGCTGATTAGGCGCTAGTAAATAACCAATATCTTTATCTGCAACATAAATTAACGGATTACCAAATCCAAAGCGCCACCTTAGCCCCACCTCCACCACTAACAACAAAACAAACACCACCAGCAAAACTATTAAAGTAACTTTCACAAATCTTTTACCCCAATATACACTCACCTATATTTTCAGTTCGTTGTCAACACTCTAGTGCTAAAAAATTTTCTAAAGATATGTTTAATTTTTGCGTTTTGTAACTAAGGGAATAGACGAAGCTCGCAATAGCTAGTTAACTTATTATTTGGATCTCATCTTCTTAAACTTAGCAGCGATCTACAGGAGGAATACACAGCGCGATGACAGACTTAAATCGTGGCATCATGAAATTTGAGGGTGCCGACACCCCCAAAGCTGTAGCTATTTCAGCAATCATAGTTCTCGGTACAATTGTTGGCTTAATAGTTTGGGCAATCACTTCTGCTTACACCGTCGGCTAAAAGAAAGGCAGAGCTACTTCATTATCATCAAAGAAAATTTGGAAAGTGGGGAGATGGGGGAAAAATTATTTAGCATCTCTTTCTCCCCTGCCCCCCTGCCCCCCTGCTCCCCTGCCCTGCAACTATTAAATTGGTGTGAGTTAGTACAACAAAATAGGTTTTCTTACTCTAATCTGAGGACGTTGTAACAGAAAATATTAAATTCTGGGCAAACTCCAGATAGCAACGTTAACAGAGGTAAGAAGAAGAAATGGTACAACTTACACCAAATCCTAGTTATAGCTTGGCTATTCGTATTGAATTACCTAACCGTGCCGGAATGTTAGCCAGCGTGACGCAAGCGATCGCTTCCGTCGGTGGTAATCTAGGACAAATTGATTTAATCGAACAATCACGTCACGTTTCAATTCGGGAAATCACCGTTGATGCTGCCAGTTTGGAACAAGATGAAGAAATTATCCAAGCCGTAAAAGCACTGCCCGATATCAAAATTTTAGAAGTTTACGATCG
Coding sequences within:
- a CDS encoding Gfo/Idh/MocA family protein, with amino-acid sequence MQRNIEPLRIGVIGVGNMGQHHTRVLSLLKDVELVGVADINVERGLDTASKYRVRFFEDYRDLLPHVEAVCIAVPTRLHHSVGMTCLQSGVHVLIEKPIAASIGEAESLVNAAAESGRILQVGHIERFNPAFQELSKVLKTEELLALEAHRMSPYSDRANDVSVVLDLMIHDIDLLLELAAAPVVKLTASGSRASDSGYLDYVTATLGFSNGIVATLTASKVTHRKIRRIAAHCKNSLTEADFLNNEILIHRKTTANCMTDYGQVLYRQDGLIEKVYTSNIEPLHAELEHFVNCVRGGNQPSVGGEQALKALRLASSIEQMALDGQVWHPRESERIDPSPLQV
- a CDS encoding SGNH/GDSL hydrolase family protein — encoded protein: MKVTLIVLLVVFVLLLVVEVGLRWRFGFGNPLIYVADKDIGYLLAPNQRTRRFGNRIEINQYSMRGEQISPTRKESTLRVLLLGDSIANGGWWTDRADILSAMMASQLKATVGEQTFAEVEVLNASANSWGPRNELAYLKRFGTFGAQVVVLLINTDDLFATAPSSVQVGRDRNYPAQKPLLALQEVFTRYVLPAPNIPELAALNQESGDRVGLNLSAIGEILAIAKSNNSKFLLAMTPLLREVGASGPRDYEINERQRLTEFTASNQILYLDFLPVFNSAESKENLYRDHIHLSYQGNLQVSQAITESIGQLLEVQSSAITDRE